The DNA region ctcattttacgTTTTGAAGTAGTGTTAAGTTATCATTTATCAGAATAGATAGACATAATTATTTAGtttatattctaatattattgAGTCTCatgaataaaaatcaaatcaagtcaacaattttttttcaaaattttaaaattgatagTGTGGTAAGTTGATGTGTTGGGCTATAGTTAGTTTGGGCTCAGACTTTCGGGTGCTTAAATTCCGTGCTCACTGGGTTACTTTGGATATTGAACAGCGCGGAACATCTGATAATGGGGTCTGTCTGCAATGGTTGGGATGCAAGTGAGAGGATTTCTTACAATCTCGGGCGCATGCAACTTCAAAAAGCTCTTTGATACATGTTGCATGGGGAGATTAATTGGGAGCATTTTCTGAATTTGGGTTCTTGAATTCGCAAAATCTTTTCTACTTTCTAAGAATTTTGTCAAAATTTTCCTTCTTCTGGATTTTAATGCTCATTGTGGAGTATATCAGAAATAAGAATTCTACCTTAATCGGGGCAAGAAAATCtagaaacttaatttcatttaaaatatcaagGGGAAGGTGTACATAAACCCCCTTGACCAACAACATTAAGAAGTACCTTTCATgacaatttggaaaaaaaaaaaaaaaaacacccttTTAGCATGATTCCACAAGCTGATAAGGGTAGGTAAATCATGAACTTTTGGGACATGCCTAACGAGTATTGAGTTCTGGTATTTCCAAGACTCGAGATAGTGTCACTAAACAGACTTGCAAATAGATAATTTATTGGTAATATTTGCTGTATGTAAAGCAAGCAAGTCCGAAATTCATGAATGTCGACGTGGTCTAACCATGGTCCCCCTACATTTCCATTATAATTCCCTACCATATTATCATGCACGCGTGAGATCGGACACTCGGCCAAGGAAGGCAAATAGGCAATGCGTACAGGCTATGGAGGGTTGGACTTGAAAGCAAAGCAATCACCTTTCCCTTAAGAAAGCCGTGACCCAAGCGTGACCGTGCCTAGTTTGAAGGCAGTCTCCACAATTCACCGTCCATCTTTGAGTCTTTGTGGGTTGTCAGTACAATTATGTAATACAAAAAAATTGTGCAGCTTTTAGACCCACTCCACCTAATATAAAGATACAGACAAATGGGCCCGCTTTAGGTTGCCGATTGTAGTTGCACCCCTATTTTACATTAACGGACGATCTAGATAACATAGCACTTAGCTGCCCTCCAAATACCCATCAAAGTAATGTCCCTATATATGGGGTTGCCCTCACTGCTCTGGATTTGGTGAACATCGATAAATCCGAAGGAACCGTGAAAAAGTTACTATGCTTCAAATAGAAAGGAACACCGAAAACGTGAATGTGTTTCATTGTTGATGAATTATGGTCaggattttttataatttagagaGACATAAACACAGTATATGAGTTTTCAATGTATGAAATGTTTGAAGTCTATACTGTTCGTAGACAACATTTAAGGATGTAGAATCATCTACAGACTATCGCTATCCATATCGTAAAAATACTTTTACTTCTGAATATTGTCTTAATGCTCGGGATACAGCCCCTACTGATGATTTTAGAACTTAAATTCAGCAGCATTAGGGAGCAACGAGCAAATTGCCATAAAACGAAGAGTTAAAGGTTCTCGCCATGTATTGGCCCCCAATTTTGTTCACAAGAAGCTCTCACAGAACATGTGAGCTGGGCACGGGACTACTCAGACCTGCCACTGTTCCCTTGTGAATATCCCCAACTCCCTCCCCCCGAACCTTAAAAACACGCCCTTCCTCTGCCCATTTCCTGTAAAATTGTAACCTCCATTATTTAGGAATAGTACCTGAAGGACTAGGAGCAAGCTTTTCCATACCTACCTAAACTACTCCCATTTACAATATTCCATTAACAATCAATACGGTCAGAACGCTCCGATTTCTAAGCAGACACAGTATGAGGGACACTCTTGCTTTTAGCCTCTGGGCTTTCTTCCTCGTCATGGTTCCTCCCTTGGTCGCTTCATATggttctttctctcatcacaaCCCATCTTTCATTGGTTTGCAATACTAGATTTATGGGGTTCAGGTTCTCAAAGCACTTACCTTTCTCTACTCTTCTGTACCGCAGCTGGGCCTTTGTATGATTACACCGCTTACACCGAGGTATGTATAATTAGTGAAGTTTTAACATGGGCATTGTTAAAACTGTTGGATGGACAAGATGTTCTAAACTTATAATGGCAGTGTCCGTTCAAAAACAACTTGGGTAATTTTTCATGTCTGGTTGCGTTTATGATTTCGGTGGTGTTTCTTCTCACGTTGTTTCACATGTTTGTTTGACAGTGTAAAAAACAGCCGGAGGAGGCACTTTACAAGGGAGGGATTCTCAGCAATCAGCCTGTGAGCCGGATTGGCGTTTCTGCAATTAGTGCGTATTCACCGGCCTTGATATTGTACAATCTTACCCAGGGGACTATTTATTGCTTCTCCAgttgagtctctctctctctctaacttcaTAGcaccattttaaaaaaaaaatatcactaAAACAATTTTTGTTCGTAAtttgagaggaaaaaaagtTCCGTTGCCGGGACTCGAACCCGGGTCTCTCGGGTGAGAGCCGAGTATCCTAACCAACTAGACTACAACGGATTTGTTGAAAACACGCCTAGTCAATACATTATATAATTTCTGGCAGTGTCACACAACGTGGGCTCTGACTTTTTAAAATCTGGTTTATGAGTTCATGGCTCTAGGTTAAACTGGGCTAGCTTAAGTTTCCTAAGCAGTATTGCACACATTTTCATCACCAGCAAAACTCAGCCCACCATTACCACACCTATTATACACACATTCACCAGTGTCTTGACAAATGTCAAATTGCAGTCTCATTCTCACGGCTAGTAGAGCAAGTCATGGAATGGCCGTTATTTAAGACATCACCTAATGCCTTTTTGGTGGGTTTGAAATTACTTGCATGGCACACCAGtttatttgcttatttttttgCTTAATAGGTTGGGTCAAGATACAAGGCGCAGAGTCAGCTCTCATAAGGGCAAGCCTAAAGACAGAAGACACGAGCTATGACTGTATAGGGACTGTTTTGGCCAAGCGTGGATGCTGGTCATTTCTCAAGGGTGGATTTGTCCTGAGCTCAACTTCTCATTTATCTATCCTGTTCCTTCAGGTAAATGCCTATTGAAGAAGTTGTCGCCCTGCTTTAGTACTTCATGaaatgaaactttttatttgttttggttCTGCAGACTTCGGACAATACGGATATCAATATAGCAATTGCAAGCAATTCAATACAGCCATTTACCAGGGAGCAATGGAGTACAAATCAGCAATATATGATTAACAGTGTAAGCATAGCACATTCCAATTGATAAAGTGATTTAATCGACTGACTTAGTGATGGCATATAtgttgaagaataaaataaGCCGATAGAGTTTTGACAATAAAAATGGTTCTCATTGATGGAATGAATTATTCTATCAACCTTTAAGGGCAACATCTGTTTTGGCAGCAAAGGAAGCGTGCCGTGACAGTCCATGTCTCAAATGAACACGGAGAACGGTTGCAAGGGGCTGCTATTAACATAGAACAAGTATCAAAAGATTTCCCTTTCGGATCTGCAATAGCTAAGACCATTCTCGGAAATCTGCCATATCAAGTATGATTTATAAACTATATTACATGCAAAGTCCTTGTATTTAAAACTGATTAATCCAATACTTTCCTCTGACAGAAATCTTTCATGTTTTTCCAGAACTGGTTTACTAAGCGATTCAATGCAGCAGTGTTTGAAAATGAACTCAAGTGGTATGCCACAGAGCCAAAGCAAGGGAAGGTCGACTACACCATTGCAGACCAAATGGTGGGATTTGTTCGAGCTAACCAAATCATGGCTAGAGGCCACAACATATTCTGGGAGGACCCAAAATACACTCCAGCATGGGTTCTTAACCTCACGGGTCCTGAATTACAATCAGCTGTCAACTCACGCATACAGAGTCTGCTGAGCAAATACAGTGAAGAATTCATTCACTGGGATGTCAGCAATGAGATGCTGCACTTCGATTTCTACGAGCAACGCCTTGGCCCTAATGCCACATTGCATTTCTATGAGATAGCACACCAGTCTGACCCTTTGGCAACACTGTTTATGAACGAGTTTAATGTGGTCGAGGGCTGCAGCGATGTGAATTCCACTGTTGATACCTACATCTCAAGGCTGAGAGAACTCGATCAAGGTGACGTTTCGATGGATGGAATTGGTCTAGAGAGCCACTTTACGGTACCAAACCCTCCTCTAATGAGAGCTATTTTGGACAAGTTGGCCACGCTAGGGCTTCCCATATGGCTTACTGAGGTGGATATTAGCAATGCACTTGACAAAGAACAACAGGTGAACTAGGCACTTGTTACTCTCTCATGTTAAACTACGCATGTTAGCTGTTATAGCATTACCCATAAGAGCCCGGGGGAAAAGATTCTCCCGTGTTCGGGCAAGAACTTGAGGAGATATTGATATGCATCAACTAGCGTGTCTGCCACTGATATAATATTAATCTTTCTGCGTGCAGGCCATTTACTTAGAAGAAGTATTGAGAGAAGGTTTTTCACATCCTTCAGTGAATGGGATAATGCTTTGGACTGCGCTCCATCCCAATGGGTGTTACCAAATGTGCTTGACTgaccataattttcaaaatctgcCGGCTGGAGATGTGGTTGACAAGCTCCTGAAAGAGTGGCAAACTGGGAAGATTGAGGGTGAGACAGATGAGCATGGTTCTTATAGCTTTTATGGCTTCTTAGGACAGTACGAAATAAGTGTTAGATATGGCAGCAGAAGTGCAAATTCAACGATCTCGCTTGGTCGAGCTGATGAAACAAAGCACTATAACATTCGATTGTAAACCAAAAATACTATTGATCACTATGTTTGGcatgaaaacaataaaatttctgTTAAAGCCTATTTATATACACGCACCAATACTGTATTTGCAATAGAAATTGGGTTAGAAAACTTGTGGTTTCACGTAAGCTATCACATTTGTTTGATGTAATTTGCAATGAGCTGTCTTTGTAAACTCATCTTGTCCTATACGCTGTCCAGTCGACAATTATTGAGCAAGCATAACAGAATTTTGTATTCAACCTGATTTGTCGCTATATATCTCAATCAGAAAcgaatatttattaataaaattgaagtgTCGTTCTCttgatttataaaagaaatgcaGCTATGATCTATATTGATAGTGGGATAATGGAATCCACcctaatatatatagatcacgAAAACTGATTAGTCTTTGAACTAAGGATTTCGATGTGACGGAGAATCCGAAACTTTTGTTTGATCTATGTAAATCAATAAAACCCTTCTTTACTCTTGCTTGGATTCAGTAAGGTAGAAACAAGACATTTTACAGCTTAATCGTCTACCTCCAGCAAAGTAAATCGACAGACATTGTGTCTGTAGTTTCAATTTGACCCAAACTGTATCTAAGCTTCTCAAGTATATCCCAATAAAAGGGTGAAGCAATTCccaacatccccaaaatacgCAGAGAAATGTGGTATTTTTCTACTTTGGCTTGGGttagggagaggaagagagagatgaCACGAATTATAGCAATCGATTAACCAGACCAAAAGGCAAGCTGAAATGATAAGCTGACGCAATAGTCTTCAAGAAATTCCCTTCTTCAACAGACGAAAGACAAAATGCCAAAGCAACATAAAACTTGCAACGCCCGCAAGGCCACAAAGTTATCCCTCCTCCCAGAGACAACAAACCATCCTACTCATGAATTCACATGACACTCTCAAACACCTCTTTCTTTCCTCTCTTTACGACAGATTCACAACCAGAAAACAGCCAACCTCCctgatttgtttttttctttttgttttaaccCCGGGATAATGATGCAGAACCTAAAAATGTTTAAGTtcgaaaggaaaaggaaatgaaaattagATATAAATAATACAAACACTTCCAGTATATATATAACGTCGAACTTTTTTCTTGGGGGGACCCTCGGAGTAGAATTGGATGTTTTACAATCTGGAGGAATCTGTCAGCTTTCCCAGCAAAAGACTGCAAATCTGAGACACACTCAGCACAGCATAGCAAAAGCCATGACTTAAGGTCAAGTGCAGCTAAGAGGGGCTACAAAAATTGCAATGAGAGGGTGAGAGACAAAGTAGCCCAGGCTATTAATGCAGATTGGAAGGTTGAAGGAGAAAGTGTTCTTGGTGAGTCTCCCATGGCCAAACCAGCTAACCATGACCCATCTGCGATCGTGGCTTCTCCTGACCCTGAACCTGAACCAGAAACGGAATACCCTGAACCGGTATCTGATCCTTCAGCTGACCCTGAACCGGTATCTGATCCTTCACCTGACCCTGAACCCGAAACAGAGTAATATCCTGACCCGGACCCCAGAGAGGTTGCTGATGCTGTTGGGGTTGGATCTCTTGAAGATTTCTGACTGCACAGCAGAGATTAGCAGACACAATAATAACTCTTGCAGTTGaagaattaaatatatatcattcGGGACTGACCAGAGTGAATTGAAAAGAATTTACACTGAAGGCAACTAAACAACCTCATTTAGCCCTGAAGATCTGAGTATATAATAAGGAAGAAATGCTTAATCGAATCATCAAAAAGACAAATCTTTGGCATTATGGCATTGCCACCATCCCACCAACCCCACACGCTAAAACCAGACAAAGAAAAATGGGCAAGATCTTTGGGCATTGCCAACAAACACCAGTCTACTTACTTTCAGAAGTAGCAACTAAAAATAGAAACTTGAAGATAAAGTTCGTCGGAATTTGAAAGATAGATTGAAACAACTCTCAGACGAGGAAAAAACAGAATATTGATCAAATAAAAGCTTGTGAAACTCGGAAACTAAAGAGTGAGTATGTATCTTTTACCTTGGAGACGAAGGGCAAAACGTCAGCGTATAATCGGCACCGGTACAGGTGAACGTACTCGTAGCATCATCGTACGCGTAGCTATACGATCTCGGACACGCGGACTTGAACATTTCCGAGTACACCGAGGGCCTACAAGAAGCGGGCGTGCCATACTCGCCGATGCAGCAGTACTCGGGGCTCCTGAACGCCTCGCACGCGCTCTTACAGGCGCTACCGTCCCCGACCCTCAGCTCCAAGGGGCATTGTTGGTTCAGATCAGAGACGCATCCGGTCGAATCGCATGCACCCGATCCGCCAGTACCTTCAACGATCATGGGAAGGTTGTACCCGTCCACCAAGCTGACGTCGTAGAAATCCTGCCCACCAGACCCGAGCGTAAACTCGGCAAGAGTGGCGGGCGGGGCGGCTCCAAGTCCATTGCACTCGACTTGTCCGGAGCCGCAGTCGCCAGTGAGGCACGACCCTGATCCGGATCCGTCGAAATTACAATTCGTCCGACCCCAGAACCGGCCGGACCAGCCGGTGGGGGCTTGGAAGGAACGGGAACTATCCTTTGGGAGCTCGAACCCAGTGCTGTCGAGCCTGGGGCTGCCTGCATTTGCGAGAATGCCTGGCCACACAGTGTAATCACATCTGTTCACAAACGTAAATGTAGCACCCGAAACGCCTGGCACGCATGCAaacacagatttttttttagtgtaaaatcgttaaaacaaaaaaaaaaaaaaaagaaagaaaaagaaaaagagaaagtaaAAAGAGTAGAATGTAAGATAGATCCAGATGACTGCAAAGAAAACCCATCAAACATACCTCTAGTGGTGAGAAGCAGAACAAGAAGACTGAGAATATTGAGAGTGGAAGTGCAGCAGAAGATATGATCCATACAGTAAATTGGGTCGCGTGATGGTTATGGATGTGGTGTGGTTTTAGGCGGTGATTGTGCCAAAAAGAGGAGGAGGAATAAGGTAAAAGATTAGGACAATGCCAGATGCCAATCCCAGTTTGATTGCACAGATGGTAGGGGGAGAGCAGAACTTACAAGTAAGAACTTGAGTAGTGACTACAAAAGAAGTGAAGGGATGGTTTTTGGATTCAATGCCTGTAACGCAAATCGACAAGGATGATACTTGGGGAGAACAGCCAAGGAGGCATGCCTCACACTCTACTTGCAGcgctctctctcactctctgatCTGcctaatctaatataattgtGCCTCTGAGTTCTTTAGCCTGTTTCGACagtgaaattgattttttatttcatcttattttattttcttattataatattttaaatttttttatataaatataataaataatttaatttttaaaaattttaaaatattaaaaaaataatcttttaataacattttcttcaacttttaatttttatttcaacgtGTAACTAATTATGAAATTAAtagttttacaaaaaaaatttccctGTTTCGTTCACTTTGATCTCATCTGTTGAAACGCCTTAAACTTTTCAGAAATACATTAACATTCTCATGCTTTTTTCTTCTGTTCTTTCTGATCACTTCACAGCTCATCTGCTCctctcttttaatattttcctAATCATGTCATAttgtattgaatttattttattataaaacagatTCAACATACTGCATTAATTTATCAACTTTGAACCTAATAATTCCTTATTTTTAATCATTGAAACCTTTCAGCCTTTTCACTGCATATAATTTGAATTTCTAAAattatgtttggataatgaggtcatcttatatattatgtgaataatagtaaaaaaataataataaaatattaaataatagtattaaattgtaaaaggtagataaaaaataataataaaataataaatagtagtgaaatattttCATAACACTCCACTATCCAAACTATCCATTAATTTTCAATGTAGATGATTTTTGACATTCTATATCAAGAGCAGTCAAGATTAAAACAtggcatttattttcttttgggtgATTCAAAAATGGcccatttttgtaaatttttttttttaaagaaattgcaGTTCAAATTCTAACAAATATAAACTCCATAATTATTGATGTTTATAAATGTCAACAAGTtagtaaaatatgaaaaaggaaaatgatggatGAAGAGGTACAATGGAtgaaatattatgttttttttttttttaatgaagtaaTCCTATACTCCATACTTCCAtcttattttcatctcattatgaaaaatgtgacatatttatcatcattagaTGATAAAGAATCATCCATAAATGGATATTGATGAAAGTTTGAAACTTGGAAATCCCACATCtaaaaaaagaattacataaaaataatctcacaaactgatgtgattttatttgatctgttagatctattttacaataaaagtaactttataatctgacaaaCCACATCAAATTACATTagtttatgagattatttttatataatactttATGGCTAGAATATTTTCctcatttatttcaaatatttttaacgatcgagagaaaaatatataccaTATGCAATGTTACAATATTTAATGAATAAGTACTTCACGTTTTGTCTTATCTCTTTTCTAGTtgcaaaacatatttaaaacaaaGAATTGTGAAGAATCTTATGAGCGGGATATATGATTTAAGGTGATGATGATAGCTCTAtacatatcaataacatcatttctaattttttgcatttgaatttggtatatttaataaacaaaaaaggaGAGTTCTTATTTTCAGCCAATAAGTcttaaaaaaagggaaaataggCTCCACTGCTTTTCCACCCTCTTAAGCTAAATGATGAATGATCATTATTATTGGTATTCACATCATTAGGGGGTCCATACCCCACGATGGAGGTCACCATTCAAATGATTTTCACAGAGAAAGTGAACGACTTATCTGTTACCTTATTATAGATCATTAAAAGGTGAAGTgaatttgcttttgttttctaTGATCATCTCCTCTAATCCCCATTTAGAAACCATGACGGGTTtcttttaagttaaattaatgTATCTCGCATCTGCCTCCAACAGTTAATCAATGGTCCGTGACATGTTTTGATTAAAGATCAGACAGATGAAGCGTTATCAAAGATACTCCATCTCCAACTCAACGTACATCGGTTTTGAGTTTACTTCGGTCTTGCACAAAGCGATAGGATCGACGTAAATGCATCGAACTGCCGACACCAACCTACCAGGCAAATACTGCAGGTGCTAAAATACGTTTGGGAAAGTGGAAATGTGGATGAGGGTTTACTCTTCTGCTCTTTTTGAGACAACGAGACTCCTTTATCTCTTTCTTTGTTCCCTCtattcatctttcttttctaGCAAATAAATCCTGCACCAGCACCTCTCTGGCAGTAGTGTTGAgatggaaacaaaaataaaacaaaaaacaaaagttctTTCTTCATGTCCCGACCAGATCTTGACATGTAGTTCACTTTAACATGAATCCAATGTCATGTGCTACTTCCTAATAGATCAGAAGCTGTATGTATTAAGGCAGtagattcttttttattttttattttatatatcttgattcttgtaaaataaaaaataaaaatacacttcttAGAGATGGGCCTGCTCCATGTATCGATAATAAAGATAACGAATTTGAGAGTCTCGAATAAGAGATAAATACATGAGATAAGactaatatttattgttgtctGTGTAAATATCTATTAGTTTATATATCCATTCATCCTCCACTTGATCAAGGTAAGAATTTGATGAGATCTTTCTTTATTAAATGTAGACACATATATAGGGCTGCCACTCATTGACATTTTACTCAGATATCCTCACTGaccattttaattaaaatggtCTGGGACCCGTTACAGACTTTAATTTTGTTGTCCTCAAACTCAAGGATGGCAGGTGAGGAGGATCCAGCTTGAAAAGAAGATTCATTCCATCACGTACTTTAGCCTAATTTAGCCCTGCATGGAGAGCCTTGCCTCCCATGTAAACTAAGGCCTGCTTCCTGGCATGGGGCACCCATACCTATCTTAATAATGATCTTTGATGTGAAATACAGCTGGTGTTTGGGACTTGAGACTTGAGGATGGACAATCTTCTGTTGGATAGCCCAAACATAACACAAAACCGATGCCCAACAATCTCACAGGCCCAATTTATAATGTTAGGCTCCCCAACTCTGGAATTTTGTATTAGTATTTATAACTAATCATTGCAACTTTGGCACACTCAAGCTTTGACACATCAGACACCACAAATATACATTTAGGAAAACTCATCTGCCTTGATCACACATTAGTGATAATTCGGTTTTTTAGGAAAATTTCTGAGcacattttttaaacttatgtTGGCTTCTGTTGCTGCAATTCAATAGACAAGTATCATTACCATATATGATCCTTAAATAAGCCTTTTCATCTGTCAAAAATGTTTGTGAAATCATAGATAATTTATCATTGTGTCaacatattgttttttttttctttaaccttGAATGTTGTATCGCTTGTAAGTATGGAATTCGCATGAATGGATTACTTGTTACAAGGAAAATGGGTCGTTTTTATTGGGTAAAGCATGCCTATAGTACTATATGCTCTTTTTCATGTTTTGCAATGTCCAAATGCAGCTTTAGTGGTGTGATCTAAAGGGCACTAAAGTAGAAAGATATATCTTCTTTTAGAATAGGATTCTTTGGACCAGGAAATTGCTCTCAGCATGGAGGGGCATAAAGGCAAACCAGCATGATGGTGTCTGAGGATAGATTGCTGCAAAGTCAATTATATTGCATCAATAAAAATAGGCAGCCAAGTATCAGTTAATGGAGTTGACAACCATGAATTGATGCAAAGCTTAAGACCAAAGGACCCACTTTGTGTTTTTGCAATTCAAGTCAATGCTGGTTTTCAATCCCATGCAGGCCACTTTAGTCCCACAAGAGAGAGGTGTTCCTGATCAACACCAAAAAGATGCCCAAAAACTGACTCAACATGATATGAGATGAAGAACAGCAAAAGTTCTATCCAGTATGGAGCTTTAATCATTGCCAAGGTAATCTGTATCAAACAATCCTATAAGCAGGTCTTTCACCTGAtttagctaaaaaataaaaataggagAGCAAGTTAATCAGCTTTTCTAAACCAATGTCTTGTTTCATTTGGTATTCAAATCATTGAGTGTGTATTTGAATCTGATGAAGAGTGATGAGCAGCATGATGATCTTCTGCTCTGGAGAAAACTAGCTGTTAACTAAAACTGAGATCTTGAATCCCCACCCCAAGTCACAGGATGAGTTAGCTAGCGTGATCTATGACAGTTCCACCTGCAACAGAGCTGGCGTGCAAAAACCTTTACCTTGCTGGATCATTAATTAGTTGCTTGTCTCTGTTTTCCTAATGAGTACGAGTGGTAACATTTTTGAAGATCTTGCTCTTTCTTAATCAAAATGATCAAAATCCAACGTGTCCCTCCCCACCTTAAGTACTCCTAACATAGATCAAACAGACAATATGTAGCACTTAACATGCTTTGTCCGGAAATATAGTAACAGCAAAATTACCCTTCCCTTGCTTTGTGTGCAATACTGGTTTATTACAGAACTAAGTAGCAGACAAGGTGACCTACTAAGCAATGTTGCTAAGAGAGACACCTCTACCGACAGTGAAGTGATTAACATTAATTTTGTGTTATAATAAGATGTAGGAGTAATGAGAAAATCAGTCATCAAAACTACTGATGGATATTTCAGTAGAGACATCATTTGGTTTGAAGTTGCTTCCAAACCTGCACAACAGGAATATTGAGCTAATGATCAAATACACCCAGCAGCTACAAACTTTACCCGACTTTGAAAAGAACATTCTCAATTGATCCAACGGTAAGCATTAAAGTAATAATCACTATCAAAGGTCAGTATGAGTCGATCAAATCCCATGAGTATTGTTGAACAACACCAAAACAGTGCTGCTTGGATGGTGAAGTCATGTTTTTCTCATAATATCAGTTAATACAGTATCAAGgggttttcttaatttataagAAGACAAAGCCATTATGGTTTATCATCATCATGAGGTGAAAGATAATCAATAATCTCTCTAGGTGACTTGATCATATTCAAAAAGAAGACCCAGACAAAAAGACAGTAATAAAAGAGTGGTGATCATAGGCGCCTTTCAATTAGCTAGCATCGATGCATGCCcctcatgtttgtaattttgcatgtatatatttcatctactctttattttaacttttatcaccAAAAGCATGTAATATTGCTCATCTAACCCCATTAAAATCAGAGGTAGTCTTTCTAGAACATGAATTTTTGCTTGATCAAAATGTTCATATGGATTTGATCTTTATCTTTGATACTCGGAAAACCCGAATTCACTTTAAAATCACTG from Carya illinoinensis cultivar Pawnee chromosome 6, C.illinoinensisPawnee_v1, whole genome shotgun sequence includes:
- the LOC122313362 gene encoding endo-1,4-beta-xylanase 5 isoform X2 codes for the protein MGIVKTVGWTRCSKLIMAVSVQKQCKKQPEEALYKGGILSNQPVSRIGVSAISAYSPALILYNLTQGTIYCFSSWVKIQGAESALIRASLKTEDTSYDCIGTVLAKRGCWSFLKGGFVLSSTSHLSILFLQTSDNTDINIAIASNSIQPFTREQWSTNQQYMINSQRKRAVTVHVSNEHGERLQGAAINIEQVSKDFPFGSAIAKTILGNLPYQNWFTKRFNAAVFENELKWYATEPKQGKVDYTIADQMVGFVRANQIMARGHNIFWEDPKYTPAWVLNLTGPELQSAVNSRIQSLLSKYSEEFIHWDVSNEMLHFDFYEQRLGPNATLHFYEIAHQSDPLATLFMNEFNVVEGCSDVNSTVDTYISRLRELDQGDVSMDGIGLESHFTVPNPPLMRAILDKLATLGLPIWLTEVDISNALDKEQQAIYLEEVLREGFSHPSVNGIMLWTALHPNGCYQMCLTDHNFQNLPAGDVVDKLLKEWQTGKIEGETDEHGSYSFYGFLGQYEISVRYGSRSANSTISLGRADETKHYNIRL
- the LOC122313363 gene encoding thaumatin-like protein 1, with the protein product MDHIFCCTSTLNILSLLVLLLTTRGVSGATFTFVNRCDYTVWPGILANAGSPRLDSTGFELPKDSSRSFQAPTGWSGRFWGRTNCNFDGSGSGSCLTGDCGSGQVECNGLGAAPPATLAEFTLGSGGQDFYDVSLVDGYNLPMIVEGTGGSGACDSTGCVSDLNQQCPLELRVGDGSACKSACEAFRSPEYCCIGEYGTPASCRPSVYSEMFKSACPRSYSYAYDDATSTFTCTGADYTLTFCPSSPSQKSSRDPTPTASATSLGSGSGYYSVSGSGSGEGSDTGSGSAEGSDTGSGYSVSGSGSGSGEATIADGSWLAGLAMGDSPRTLSPSTFQSALIAWATLSLTLSLQFL
- the LOC122313362 gene encoding endo-1,4-beta-xylanase 5 isoform X1, which encodes MRDTLAFSLWAFFLVMVPPLVASYAGPLYDYTAYTECKKQPEEALYKGGILSNQPVSRIGVSAISAYSPALILYNLTQGTIYCFSSWVKIQGAESALIRASLKTEDTSYDCIGTVLAKRGCWSFLKGGFVLSSTSHLSILFLQTSDNTDINIAIASNSIQPFTREQWSTNQQYMINSQRKRAVTVHVSNEHGERLQGAAINIEQVSKDFPFGSAIAKTILGNLPYQNWFTKRFNAAVFENELKWYATEPKQGKVDYTIADQMVGFVRANQIMARGHNIFWEDPKYTPAWVLNLTGPELQSAVNSRIQSLLSKYSEEFIHWDVSNEMLHFDFYEQRLGPNATLHFYEIAHQSDPLATLFMNEFNVVEGCSDVNSTVDTYISRLRELDQGDVSMDGIGLESHFTVPNPPLMRAILDKLATLGLPIWLTEVDISNALDKEQQAIYLEEVLREGFSHPSVNGIMLWTALHPNGCYQMCLTDHNFQNLPAGDVVDKLLKEWQTGKIEGETDEHGSYSFYGFLGQYEISVRYGSRSANSTISLGRADETKHYNIRL